From the genome of Thermodesulfobacteriota bacterium, one region includes:
- a CDS encoding DNA gyrase subunit B, whose translation QVLLDQGRKSLGIQRYKGLGEMNPQQLWETTMDPEKRVLLQVKLEDAVAAEEIFTILMGENVESRKDFIRTHALEVSNLDV comes from the coding sequence TCCAGGTCCTCCTCGACCAGGGCCGCAAGTCCCTGGGCATCCAGCGCTACAAGGGCCTGGGCGAGATGAACCCCCAGCAGCTCTGGGAAACCACCATGGACCCGGAAAAGCGCGTCCTCCTCCAGGTAAAGCTCGAAGACGCCGTAGCCGCCGAAGAGATCTTTACGATCCTCATGGGTGAGAACGTGGAGTCCCGAAAGGACTTCATCCGCACGCACGCCCTCGAGGTCAGCAACCTGGACGTGTGA